Below is a window of Acanthochromis polyacanthus isolate Apoly-LR-REF ecotype Palm Island chromosome 18, KAUST_Apoly_ChrSc, whole genome shotgun sequence DNA.
TCAAAGAGCTCGGCTTACATTGTATGGCAAATGTGACAAATGTCATAGATGATAATTGCCGACTTCTTCTCCGTCATCTTGATCTGTCTCCTACTTCTTTTCTCAGATCCTTATGAACAGGTAGTGTTACCTGTGGATGGCCTTAAAGAGGAAGAGCCGATTGAACCCTATCAGAAAATTGGACCAAGTAAGACCAATGtgcttcagtttgtttaaagTGGGGGTGTAATGGTACATTAAATTCACGgttctgtctgcctctctgttcTGCTGTCGTAATTCGATATTTTTTGTACAGGGttttaaaaagcataaattaccattatgtcatttaaaaaaaaaaaaaaaaattaaaaccattAAAAGTGCCCAGTTGGCTACAATTGTTACTGTAGCAGTGAAGATACTGAAATGCTGGCGTGCTGTCAATAAGAAAATAGTCTGACCTGCTCACTTTGTTatgcaataataaaataaaaaatgtccatCAAGACAAGTACAACACATACAccctctgtcaaaagttttaggacactctcattgaaataaagtagaacctgtcctacaacttttgacagggggtgtatccaccaaatttggtacacatatgcagcacatcaggctgaacaaaaaagtcagtgacagccacattccaatcccgacaggaagtgagctattttgcgttgaatgtcagattttgcccatttttcttttttttttttctagagcaaactcctcctaggggaaactccaattcacctcaaattcagccagtacatacaggaggccttaatgatccaaagttattaaaatctttttccaaagtcaaagggcgtgtccgtggcggcctctggaattttgatgcttcaccatgaaatttcaaatgctgtgtaaatgccctgaacatgctccaatctgcctggaactttacatgtatgatcagaggcctgccctgatcacaaccatatgatgaaatacaccccctgtcaaaagttgtaggattatttgaatgagacagtgtcctaaaacttttgacagagggTGTACCTGATTAACTTTTCAACAGTTATCAGTTTCTGTGTaagaaaggcacaaaacaatGCTGTGTTACTCTTAAGGTAAACGCTGAGGACACGGCGTTCCCTTTGAAAAAACTTTATTAGAATTGTCAGTGCACAAAAGGGTGTGGAACCTTTGTGCTTCCATTGAGTGTGAGCAGGTTCTGGCCATGTAGGAAGACCAATAACTTATGCACTGTGTCCAACCAGCTTTAAAGATTACCCAAGAACCATGTTATGGCTGATAGACTAATACTGAACAGCCAAAACATTCCACATGTACCTACACAAAAGCAGACTTCTGACTGTAACTGTTTGGATGACATGGCTTACCGAACTGAGGAAGTGTCATCCTGAACAGCCGGATATCGACCTGTTTGGGATGGCTGCATGTACCGTTATACCCCTGGTTTAAAGTTTGTTGTCTCAATTCTAGAAAATGTCTACAAATTGTGATTGTAAAACCAAAATGAAGACCTAGGAAAAAGGAGAGCAAGACTCCAAAATTCACTATGTAGTAGCTCCATTTTGCAGCTGCTTGTTGtgttacactgaaaaaaattggGGTAATTTTGATGCTGTATGCCAAGATTTTgtatataatttgttttatgttgcatttaaagatttttttgttttgtttagaagAGCATATTATAAATCTAAGTTGTGACATACTATTTATCGGGCACTGAAATTCCCATTACAACCTTGCAGCTTAAATCCACCTCTGTCCAGTTCAATGTATTGAACACAGTTTGTAATTTAAGGTCTTATGTCACGGTGATGATCCATGTTAGAAAGATAACACTAAGCATTTGAGTTAACTCCACACTGGAAAGGTTTCAGAACATGAGTCCAAAAGTCCTCTTTCGCAGGGAAAAAAGCACTCGCCCTCCTCCACAGAGACCGCGGGTTCAACCAACGGCAGCACGTGTCCCTTCAAACACAATTGGCAGTGTTCGCAGGTGGGAAGCCTGCACTTGTCACTGCACTAATGACTCCTACTGATTGGGGGGATAGTGTGAACCTCAGCGCACTATGCAGAGAGACTCCCTGTGTTTCTATGTTCTCTACTTTTGAGTTCCAgctaaatgtaaacattaaGATGGTCTTTGTCAGATGGGAAAACACAATACAATCAGAATCAACAGCTCCTTCCTTTTCTCCATTCTGTTTGGACCTCttgttttctgcttctccttTGTGATGTAAGACACGATTAACAAAATTATTCTATCCCTCCttttttaactgaagacaaCTAAAGCCACAAAATTGATCTTAACTGACATGATTCTCGCTTTAGTACCAATACCGATTTTGATGAAAACAAAGgtgcgtttgtgtgttttcttgtctcCAGAAACTGGGAGCTATGTTTGTGAGTTCTGTGGGAAGCAGTACAAGTATTTCAACCCGTACCAGGAGCACGTTGCTCTTCACACACCGATGGGTGagtctgtttatttattgtatttaatttaCTCTGCATTTGAAACTTTTAATATTCAGAATAATAATGAAGTCCTGTTTTAGCcattctgtttgtttgcatATGCAGTTATTAAAAACATGTGTGGGGACCATGTACCAGCgtcatgcattttgttttcaaacttcGCAATGTATACACTTGACTCAGagtgaattatttattttttgatacagGCACATTTGATTTGAAGGCATCACGGGTACAGGAATGTGGCGGTCTGGATATGAGTAAATTTGGCCACAGCCAAACTGCTAAGATAAAAAGTAAGCATAACTTTATTCTCCTACATTTTCTTGACCTGCATACCTCATAAGCCCATGAACCAAATGCACACCAACAATCGTGCCATAGACGGGTGGTGTATGTACAGTGCTGTGTAAAAGTATTTGCCCACTTctcatattctttttttttttttttttttttaatatttccccCACTTATATGTTTAAGACCATCAAACAGatttaaatattagacaaagataaccaaagtaaagacaaaatgcattttttcaatgatgatttaatgtttaaaaaatgaaaaaaaagctgtCCAAACCTGTCTGGCCCTATGCGAGTAAttggaaaaaattaaatcctcaattaactgtggctaatcacattttttttttggaaagcgaGTTCAGTTTCATTGACCACACCCAAACTTGATTACCTTCAGACCTGCTCAGTAAAGAAATCTcttaaatagaacctgtctgacaAAATGAAGTCGGCCAAAAGATCtataaagctgcaacaaaatgtCGCGATCCAAAGacattcaagaacagatgagaataAAGTGATCGACATCTGTCAGTCCAGAAAGGGTTACAAAACCATTTTTACAGCTTTAGGACTTCAACGAAGCACGGTGAGAACCCTtgtccacaaatggagaaaacatggaacagtgatgaaccttcccaggagtggccgGCTGACCAAAGTGATCCCAAGAGCACAGTGACgactcatccaggaggtcacaaaggaacacaagaaaacatctaaagaactgCAGGCCTCCTTTGCCTCAGTTACGGAATGATCCCCAAGACTTCTGGGAGAATATTCCATTGACTGATGAGACAAAAGTTGAACTTTTGGAAGGTGTGTGTCTTGTTACATTTGATATAAAAGTaacagcatttcagaaaaagaacatcatacctacagtcaaacatggtggtggtagtttGATGGTCTGCagctgctttgctgcttcaggacctggacgacttgctgtgattgatggaaccatgaattctgctctctaccaGAAAATCCTGAGGGACAGTCTTTggccatcagttcatgacctcaAACTGAAGCGCACTTGGGTTCTGCAGCAGAATAGCGATCCCAAACACACCAACAAGTCGTCTTCTGAATGGcttgaaaaaaagtaaaatgaaggttttggagtggccTAGTCAAAATCCGTACTTGAATCCGATTGAAATGCTGTGGCATGACCTTAAAAAGGCCGTTCACGCTCGAAAACcctccagtgttgctgaatGAAAACAGTTCTGCACAgaagagtgggccaaaatatctCCAGAAAGATGTGAAAGGCTCATTGCCAGTTATAGAAAATGCTTGATTTAGGTTTCGGGAGCACTTAGTTTTTCGCACCAGGTAgctttgaagtgtttttttccccttaataaataaaatcatcatttaaaaactgcattttgtgtttacttgggttatctttgtctgatttttacatttgtttgatgatcttaAACATTAAAGTGGGAAACACATgccaaaagaaataaaaaattgagAAGGGACAAATACCTTCTCATAGTATGTCTGTATCCTGCGCCTGGATATCAGTTCTGTCCATATTTTAGTTTACCTTTTACTCAGAACTACGCGTGATATTTTAAAGCTCGTATGCACAGATTAGCCAAAACATTAGCACCACTCACAGATAAACAAATAATGCTGATCGCCACCAACAAAGCATGTCAAAGTTGGTGATACATTAGACTGTACTTGAAGGCAAATCAGTTCTCATAGTTAAGATGTTTGGTGTGGGAGAAGCAGTTCTTCCATTGTGCTTCCATCTGCAGTAGTTAGTACCTGCTGACGACAATCTGAGGAGGGACAACCCATGGACAAGGTGTCTGGGTCACAACTTAACACTCAAAACAGAGTTGCTAATATAGCAATGCCAGATACCCCAGGGCAACTTCAGGTCCATGGTTCGTCGTCACTATCTTGGCTCCTCACAAAGGACCAGCAGCACATTATGCAGGGTTGGTGAAGATGTGGCTCATTTGTGGACATCACTAAATGTGTTTCTCTGGTGATGCGGAACCTGATTGCATTACAACTAGCTTTTGGTGTCAACATAACAAATTATACTATTGTTGGTAATAACTGCTGTCAAAACTGTGCAGAAATTGATGCTgaaaaaatgggaaaacaacactctggacagaaaccaaacagctgctgcctggactgCTGAATAATGTCGTTTCAAAATGTCAGTGTCTCTTGTTGCCCACGTGACCGCAGTAGTGCAGCCAGTCGGTTTACCATGGTATTGGCATAGCTGGATTTGAGGGCAGAGACCggcacagtaatatcacagacCTGCTGTGAGGGTGTGGTAGAAATGCATTCAAGCGTACTTCACTGTGGCTGAAGGGTTTTATTGAGCCAGTGTCAAACAGATACAGGAGAACCTTAAGAGATTGTAAGGTTTTGGGTAATGTTGCTGCTGTATTTGTACCAAATGTAATAGAGGCTGTTAACATCTGATTAACTGCACAATTTAAGTCATGTGACGTTTATTGTTTTTCTACATAGGATTTTTCTTTAATTGCATCAAGAAACTAAACACATGAAATTGTCAAAACATTGAAATTACATATAGAGGAGCAGGTCTTAGTCTTGTTCAAAAAGAGCTGGTCAGATACTTTCTTAAACTAAATGCACATACCAACTAATTACAAATGTTCTAGTACGGAAATTGATGTTAAGAATCTTTTTCTCCCCACTGCTACCACATTTTGTGGTTCACGACCCCCTCCCAAATCTTTCTGCTAAGAAGCACTCCGCCATAAAGAACTATTTAAAGCATGGCACACACTCGCATCTTAGAAGTGGGTCAAAAAGATGGAATGAAGAGGAGGAATTAAACccatatttaaatgtaatatgaACATTTGGATCCTTTTTCGAGGCTGTTAGCATGATTGATTTGCATGCTGCAAACTAAAATTAAGTGTAAATTGCATGTCATTAACTCTGCTTTATCTGAACTGTTGTGTGGCTTCGTAGCTCGACTTAAAAATATTATCCACATTATCCACCACCGGCTTGTCACTCATTGTTTCTCCTGTGTTTTCACTTACAGACAGCCCATTCAGGCGGAAACTCGAAAGTGCGATTCAGTCTAGTCTGGTTGACACAAACAGTTCGCAGAACTCAAGTGGTGAGCACTGAGCCACTTGTTATATggatgtgtgtatttgtgtggaAATGTATTATTTCTGCTCAAACGGGGAGCATTATTTTCAGTTGTGCTAAAAGCAGGTGTATGTGAATGTCAGCATAGATAGAAGCAGCATTTCTGCAGACAGTGTTTTGCAACTCATGCCAGGGCTGAAAATtgagatggaggaggagtggTGGATGTAAAGAGGCTTGTGTGACCTACCTTGCATCAATTGTTACTATATAAAACTCAAGTCCAAGAgctctattattattattctactCCTCGCTCACACCATGAAAATGGAGACCTTGTTAAATATCACGTTGAATCACCTTTGGCTCTTGTAGCAGCTGCTATACATCACTGCAGTGAATCAAAAAGAAGCTTGTCGTTAAATGCCTTGTTACTGAAGTCTCAGTTGTTTGTCAGAGTTTACGTTCGGTGCTGTTTTGTCTGCATCGCTCCGTGGTTTATAGTGTGCTGGGCTGAGCTGCAAAATGGTGCACAGAAATATATGACATCACCTACTAGGATTTATCACAGTTTCCACCATATGGTTCATTAGATTATGTCTCAAGTCTGATCAAACCACACTGTCCTGATGATGTGGATAAGAAGAGTGCTAAaccattaaaaaatattagCGATTACTGATTAAACAGTGTTTCAGTTAATTTTGTGGAGTAATGTATAATAATTGAAACATATTTCAGGGGCTTTAAGATAAAGCTGTCTATGAAGGCATCAGCCACAATAATGtcaaagcattttatttatagCAGTCTTTTTGAGCCCCTGTGACATTCCAGATGAAGCCTTGACAGCATTTTCAAGGTTTATTAGATTGTACTTGCAGCTTGTTCTCAATAAAATGTTTAGTTGTCTGGTGTTTTGTGTTCCTGCTTGCTCTTTGATTGAACATTATGCTTGCACCTGTATAAAAATGAAAGACTACTAATGCACTAATTGAATAAAAAAGGGACAAGAAGTGGTACATCATGGCCCACAGTGTTTGGAGTGTTAAATTCCTCCCTGTGCTCTCGTCAACAGGAACTCCGAGCCCTCTGGTGGCCAGCACATTCTCTACAACACAGAGTAAGTCCCACCCATCCCTTCCTGtcaaataccaaaaaaaaacaaaaaaaacttgctgcctcctttcatttcactttttttttttctggtatcATTTAATTTCTGTGGCCTTTCATTGTTTGGTGTAAACACTTTATCTGTACTCCAttgtgattatatatatatttgcttcATTTATCTTCATTATCACTAGGAAATGGTTAAACAAGATGGTAAACATTAGTCTTTGTATTGTGTTCAGATATGAGTGTGTAATGATTGACAACGAAGCATTAGCTGGCTCATACCGTTATAGGGTTTTCTTTTGATGGACAAAGACTACTGGAAATTTAAAGAGCTAAGGAtgtctttttgcttttaataGCTAGGATGTTGTATAAAGATATGAGATATAAGAGGAAGTTGGCATGTGTGATTGTCTCTGGTCAGGACTGGTTACATTTGTGATTGCATTACAGTCAGTGCCCTAAACCCCCTGAGAAGCTTTTATAAGTCATTGCCATTATTGTAAAAGTAGCCCAAAACCCCTTTCAGAATTATATTACAGAGTGCTTCTGCAAATTGAGTTCCTGTAAGCTGTAAAAATCACCGAGTCAATGACATCTTGGACTGACTTTCAGAGCCGCTGCATTTGGCACAGATCAGGGATAATAGTGGCTAGGTGGACAGATGCAcagtattttcatttatttgcctCTGACAAAGAGTCAACGCTCTTCTGGGCCTTGTGATTTTTTAGAACCCTACACTTGTGGTGCCTGTGGCATCCAGTTCCAGTTCTACAACAACCTGCTGGAGCACATGCAGTCCCACGCTGGTGAGTTCCACGACGACAAATGCATGATAAGCTCGAcaggggaaaaacaaaaaaaagcagaatgtgAACACACCCTCAGTGGCTGCAATGCATGTTAAAGTCTCAATGACTACACATAATCCTTACTTGTTTATTGAGGTGTTAACATTCAGTTGTTGTTCACAACATTTGTATGTAGAGTTACAGGAAATTATTATCTTAATGAGGGTTGTTGCAGATCTGGATCTGAGGCTGCTGAAATAATTTTTATCTTGTTGCAAAAGATAAAGTGCATCAATCATGTAACCATGTATATATATgttgttttatagttttattcaGAAAATTATTCATGATAATATTAAGCAACTGCAACTACACTCCACAAAattataaatgcaacacttttgtttttgctcccattttttatgagatgaactcaaagatctagaactttttccacacacacacaatatcaccatttctctcaaatgttcACAAGTCTGTGATAGTTCTTtcctgagataatccatcccacctcacaggtgtgccatatcaagatgctgattagacaccgtgattagtgcacaggtgtgccttagactgcccacaataaaaggacactctgaaaggtgcacaattcttggaagctgaaaacgtcccagttcttgcatggccagcatactcaccggacatgtcacccattgagcatgtttgggatgctctggatcggcgtatacgacagcgtggaCCAGTTCCCGctaatatccagcaacttctcacagccattgaagaggagtagATGCCcgataaaacaaaactgcacatgtcagagtgtccttttattgtgggcagtctaaggcacacctgtgcactaatcatggtgtctaatcagcatcttgatatggcacacctgtgaggtgggatggattatctcagcaaaggagaagtgctcactatcacagatttagacagatttgtgaacaatatttgagagaaatggtgatattgtgtatgtggaaaaagttttagatctttgagttcatctcataaaaaatgggagcaaaaacaaaagtgttgcgtttatatttttgttgagtgtatttagCAATTAGTCATTATTTAGACTTGCCAATACAAGCAAATGCAGATCTATGAAGAAGCCATAACTTCCAATTGTTTGGTATTTTATTTGATGATTTAAGTGGTTACCCTCTTATGTGTGCATCATGTTGCCTATCCGTGCATGCAGTTCTAAttatgcatttttcatttgagGAGTCATTGAAATACTGTTATTCAGgcttcaaaaatgaaacaaagtaatcaatctctttatttttttcatgttactATTAGATTTTTAGACTGACTTTGGTAAATGAATTACAACACAAGATTGGTAGCTGATCTTATGTGAGAACAGACCAGGGAAATAATTCAATTGATATTCTTTTCTAAACTTGCACAAGTGGTTTTGAAAGGCACAATTTGATAAATATAGACTCAGGGAGGCAAAGTAAGGTATTTTTATCATCTCTTTTGCTGCcagttattttgtttaattttgtgtcatGGTTTTGTTCCTGACATTTTCCTCCAGTGGAAACGCCTAAGATTAACTTTCTCCATTAAGACCAAACACTTCTGGCCACTCTGCCTGATCTTCCATCTCTCTCCCCTCAGCTGATAATGAGAACCACACCAAAGGGGACTCTCCCAAAACCTCTTCAGCCTCGGGTCCTCAGGAGCAGCTGTGGAGAGGTTCTCAGGCTCAGGCCCAGGCCCATTCCTCAGTTAAACTACAAATCCAGCCTCAAAGCATCTCCCAGAGAAACCATACTCTCAGCCGTAAGTATTGCAGCTTCATCATGAGGTGGCTAGGATGCGTACCATAAATTACATTCTTAGTTTGATTCCATCAGGCTAGCTTTTGTTGATGCTTCCTCACCATGCATTTCCTGTCGATAGCGCTACtgtaaaagtcaaaaataaattCTTATACATTTTGACCTGTAAGttgttttctgttgcattttaagGATTTTATGTCAAGAATTACATCTAAACTCTCCTTAAGTTTAAGGATACTCCactctgtaaaataaatcaaatttgtTCCCTTATTAGTGGACGGTTTTATACCATGTTTCTGTGATTCTGTATTTCCGTTTCCTTTTAAAGATATCCTGTGTTTTCTGCCAGtatatcaaataaaaaaagcattaacACTAATTATCTTTCTTATGCTTTGTTCTGCCTtcctatccatccatctgctgTCTGTCCTGGCAGAGAATAATGGGCTACCTGAGAAGGAGCGACAGCAGGTGGCTGAGCGTCTATTACGGGTAATGTGTTCAGATCTGAGCATGCTAAATGTGCTCAACAGCAAGGACTTCCTGAAGTTGGCACAGACCCTCGTGGATACAGGTGCTCGTCATGGTGCCTACTCCACCCGTGATGCTCTTGGCAACATGAGTGCCTTGGCACTGCGCCAGCTGCCCCGCATGTACAACCAAGTCAAAGTCAAGGTCACGTGTGCTCTCGGCTCCAACGCATCTCTTGGCATCGCTGTCACCTGCCACTCCCAGACGTCTGGCCCGGACGCCTGCTTTGTTCTGACAGCCTATCAGGTGGAGGGGTCAAGACTGAAGCGCTATGTGCTCGGTGTCCGGGAGGCCGAGCTGAGGGAAGGGCCCGACCAGGTTCACCACTGGGTGCAGAATGTGCTGTCTGAGTTTGTGATGTCAGACATTCGCACCGTGTACGTCTCAGAGCCCAGGGTTTGGGGCGCAGGATTTGCAGGGTCTCCACTGGGAGGTGGTGGCCGGGGCAGGATATGTTTGCGATGCGCCGGTTGTTCACTCGGTGCCGTCGTTCAGGCCGTTCTTGGGAAACGCAGCCTCCAGGCTCGAGGGCTTCACGAGTTAGCCGAGCTTCTCTCCACATGCAGAGATATCGCCTCCTCGACCACGCTGGGTCTTCGTGAGGAACAGTCCACCAACACATCCACAAGCACAACCGAGGAAGGTACTCAGGGCAGCCCTGCACAGTGCCCCACCCCTCCTTGCTGGGATCGTATGGCTGAAGCTCTTCTGCAGGTCCATGCCCACTTTGAACACATTTGCGAAGCTTATGGTCGCAGCAAATCCACAGCTCCCCTCCTCCAGGGTCTCAATAAGCATCTGCTGGGCACGCTGGCTTGTTTGCTGTCACCTCTGCGCCTGGCAGCTCTGGAGCTGAGCAGCCAGAGGAGGCCAACCTTACAGCAGGTGCTGCCTGTCTACCTACGTTTGGAGAAGTTTTTTACATCTAAAGCTGGAGAGGCTGGAACCGGCACAGCTAGCAAACTCTGCCACTATTTCCTAGAAGCGCTTAAGGAAAACTTCAAGGTATTGAAACAGTAATGCTTACATTTAGCTTCTTCAATAGCTACTTTGGTGTAAAAGTGTTAAGATTcctcttatttttttaagagaTCAGAGGTGTGTATTATTGAAATGTTCCAAAGCCAGTACAGATACAGTgtcaggtctttttttttttgttatatatagcacatttcagtAGTCAAATTTCACATCCTATCAGGCAGTTGATGCATGTAGAAAGAAATCCTTGATGTAAGCTGAGTTTAAATGAGTAAGACTGACAATCAGCaaaatttttttctcttgtctgCAGGTTGAACGAGCTCACCAGGTAGCCATGATCCTGGACCCACAGCTGAAGCTGCGCTCAGTGCCGGCCTACCAGCACGAGGACATCATCTCTCGTGCATGTGAAATGGCTGCTGACACCAGGGATGGAGGTATGACTGGTGGTGGTGGTTCAGGTGGTGAAGATCGAGACACTGACGGCCCACCCACCCCTAAAATAAGCCGTATAGAGGGAAGTGGAAACAATGGCGGCCCCTCAAGGGGA
It encodes the following:
- the znf618 gene encoding zinc finger protein 618 isoform X5 — translated: MSAQEAPNPEKEQADGGSAVTDASTTVGPSPPPVTVKKEPGISETSNGKVGDANPAEICVVIGGSDGGASGGGSRRAQTEGMFALGTPPPTKSTDSCIGSYVCGVCGKKYKYYNCFQTHVRAHRESESMVADGLPQTPNSSFRYSCDICGKKYKYYSCFQEHRDLHAVDDPYEQVVLPVDGLKEEEPIEPYQKIGPKTGSYVCEFCGKQYKYFNPYQEHVALHTPMGTFDLKASRVQECGGLDMSKFGHSQTAKIKNSPFRRKLESAIQSSLVDTNSSQNSSGTPSPLVASTFSTTQKPYTCGACGIQFQFYNNLLEHMQSHAADNENHTKGDSPKTSSASGPQEQLWRGSQAQAQAHSSVKLQIQPQSISQRNHTLSQNNGLPEKERQQVAERLLRVMCSDLSMLNVLNSKDFLKLAQTLVDTGARHGAYSTRDALGNMSALALRQLPRMYNQVKVKVTCALGSNASLGIAVTCHSQTSGPDACFVLTAYQVEGSRLKRYVLGVREAELREGPDQVHHWVQNVLSEFVMSDIRTVYVSEPRVWGAGFAGSPLGGGGRGRICLRCAGCSLGAVVQAVLGKRSLQARGLHELAELLSTCRDIASSTTLGLREEQSTNTSTSTTEEGTQGSPAQCPTPPCWDRMAEALLQVHAHFEHICEAYGRSKSTAPLLQGLNKHLLGTLACLLSPLRLAALELSSQRRPTLQQVLPVYLRLEKFFTSKAGEAGTGTASKLCHYFLEALKENFKVERAHQVAMILDPQLKLRSVPAYQHEDIISRACEMAADTRDGGMTGGGGSGGEDRDTDGPPTPKISRIEGSGNNGGPSRGSSSSCSVSGKDESQSQVRQEIFQYLAEPLLQGTPDLFQYWSSTVGEKFPRLARLALWLLAVPAVGIRSECVTVCEQSLAMKRRQQVTAEEMNKLIFLRSNMG
- the znf618 gene encoding zinc finger protein 618 isoform X7; the protein is MSAQEAPNPEKEQADGGSAVTDASTTVGPSPPPVTVKKEPGISETSNGKVGDANPAEICVVIGGSDGGASGGGSRRAQTEGMFALGTPPPTKSTDSCIGSYVCGVCGKKYKYYNCFQTHVRAHRESESMVADGLPQTPNSSFRYSCDICGKKYKYYSCFQEHRDLHAVDDPYEQVVLPVDGLKEEEPIEPYQKIGPRKKALALLHRDRGFNQRQHVSLQTQLAVFAETGSYVCEFCGKQYKYFNPYQEHVALHTPMGTFDLKASRVQECGGLDMSKFGHSQTAKIKRTPSPLVASTFSTTQTDNENHTKGDSPKTSSASGPQEQLWRGSQAQAQAHSSVKLQIQPQSISQRNHTLSQNNGLPEKERQQVAERLLRVMCSDLSMLNVLNSKDFLKLAQTLVDTGARHGAYSTRDALGNMSALALRQLPRMYNQVKVKVTCALGSNASLGIAVTCHSQTSGPDACFVLTAYQVEGSRLKRYVLGVREAELREGPDQVHHWVQNVLSEFVMSDIRTVYVSEPRVWGAGFAGSPLGGGGRGRICLRCAGCSLGAVVQAVLGKRSLQARGLHELAELLSTCRDIASSTTLGLREEQSTNTSTSTTEEGTQGSPAQCPTPPCWDRMAEALLQVHAHFEHICEAYGRSKSTAPLLQGLNKHLLGTLACLLSPLRLAALELSSQRRPTLQQVLPVYLRLEKFFTSKAGEAGTGTASKLCHYFLEALKENFKVERAHQVAMILDPQLKLRSVPAYQHEDIISRACEMAADTRDGGMTGGGGSGGEDRDTDGPPTPKISRIEGSGNNGGPSRGSSSSCSVSGKDESQSQVRQEIFQYLAEPLLQGTPDLFQYWSSTVGEKFPRLARLALWLLAVPAVGIRSECVTVCEQSLAMKRRQQVTAEEMNKLIFLRSNMG
- the znf618 gene encoding zinc finger protein 618 isoform X1 — translated: MSAQEAPNPEKEQADGGSAVTDASTTVGPSPPPVTVKKEPGISETSNGKVGDANPAEICVVIGGSDGGASGGGSRRAQTEGMFALGTPPPTKSTDSCIGSYVCGVCGKKYKYYNCFQTHVRAHRESESMVADGLPQTPNSSFRYSCDICGKKYKYYSCFQEHRDLHAVDDPYEQVVLPVDGLKEEEPIEPYQKIGPRKKALALLHRDRGFNQRQHVSLQTQLAVFAETGSYVCEFCGKQYKYFNPYQEHVALHTPMGTFDLKASRVQECGGLDMSKFGHSQTAKIKNSPFRRKLESAIQSSLVDTNSSQNSSGTPSPLVASTFSTTQKPYTCGACGIQFQFYNNLLEHMQSHAADNENHTKGDSPKTSSASGPQEQLWRGSQAQAQAHSSVKLQIQPQSISQRNHTLSQNNGLPEKERQQVAERLLRVMCSDLSMLNVLNSKDFLKLAQTLVDTGARHGAYSTRDALGNMSALALRQLPRMYNQVKVKVTCALGSNASLGIAVTCHSQTSGPDACFVLTAYQVEGSRLKRYVLGVREAELREGPDQVHHWVQNVLSEFVMSDIRTVYVSEPRVWGAGFAGSPLGGGGRGRICLRCAGCSLGAVVQAVLGKRSLQARGLHELAELLSTCRDIASSTTLGLREEQSTNTSTSTTEEGTQGSPAQCPTPPCWDRMAEALLQVHAHFEHICEAYGRSKSTAPLLQGLNKHLLGTLACLLSPLRLAALELSSQRRPTLQQVLPVYLRLEKFFTSKAGEAGTGTASKLCHYFLEALKENFKVERAHQVAMILDPQLKLRSVPAYQHEDIISRACEMAADTRDGGMTGGGGSGGEDRDTDGPPTPKISRIEGSGNNGGPSRGSSSSCSVSGKDESQSQVRQEIFQYLAEPLLQGTPDLFQYWSSTVGEKFPRLARLALWLLAVPAVGIRSECVTVCEQSLAMKRRQQVTAEEMNKLIFLRSNMG
- the znf618 gene encoding zinc finger protein 618 isoform X3: MSAQEAPNPEKEQADGGSAVTDASTTVGPSPPPVTVKKEPGISETSNGKVGDANPAEICVVIGGSDGGASGGGSRRAQTEGMFALGTPPPTKSTDSCIGSYVCGVCGKKYKYYNCFQTHVRAHRESESMVADGLPQTPNSSFRYSCDICGKKYKYYSCFQEHRDLHAVDDPYEQVVLPVDGLKEEEPIEPYQKIGPRKKALALLHRDRGFNQRQHVSLQTQLAVFAETGSYVCEFCGKQYKYFNPYQEHVALHTPMGTFDLKASRVQECGGLDMSKFGHSQTAKIKNSPFRRKLESAIQSSLVDTNSSQNSSGTPSPLVASTFSTTQTDNENHTKGDSPKTSSASGPQEQLWRGSQAQAQAHSSVKLQIQPQSISQRNHTLSQNNGLPEKERQQVAERLLRVMCSDLSMLNVLNSKDFLKLAQTLVDTGARHGAYSTRDALGNMSALALRQLPRMYNQVKVKVTCALGSNASLGIAVTCHSQTSGPDACFVLTAYQVEGSRLKRYVLGVREAELREGPDQVHHWVQNVLSEFVMSDIRTVYVSEPRVWGAGFAGSPLGGGGRGRICLRCAGCSLGAVVQAVLGKRSLQARGLHELAELLSTCRDIASSTTLGLREEQSTNTSTSTTEEGTQGSPAQCPTPPCWDRMAEALLQVHAHFEHICEAYGRSKSTAPLLQGLNKHLLGTLACLLSPLRLAALELSSQRRPTLQQVLPVYLRLEKFFTSKAGEAGTGTASKLCHYFLEALKENFKVERAHQVAMILDPQLKLRSVPAYQHEDIISRACEMAADTRDGGMTGGGGSGGEDRDTDGPPTPKISRIEGSGNNGGPSRGSSSSCSVSGKDESQSQVRQEIFQYLAEPLLQGTPDLFQYWSSTVGEKFPRLARLALWLLAVPAVGIRSECVTVCEQSLAMKRRQQVTAEEMNKLIFLRSNMG